A single Parabacteroides timonensis DNA region contains:
- a CDS encoding FecR family protein has product MNEQLDKYFLGELSDTEKKELLDQIESDSDSKAEFIRMQNTITISKLVEQSNDNEWASRKMKELGNRINRKQNRRFYLNLAKYAAVTAILLVNAWLLTDKFTPKEKAPLYTQIKVPTGQRIYMTLQDGTEAWLSPRSIIRIPSEFSKDERSVELDGEGFFAVTKDVKRPFIVKTQDYNIKVLGTRFNVFAYTKSKRFETNLVEGSVQVINNKQPEEQIILKPDEMVSVKNGVLVKSTAAFNNEEYLKSGIFYFSNKKFSEILDYLTLWYKVKFEVKDSAQIDKYVSGKFRQSDDIERILKALQGVHHFRYKIENNEEIKIY; this is encoded by the coding sequence ATGAACGAACAACTAGATAAATACTTCCTCGGAGAACTTTCAGACACGGAAAAGAAGGAACTCCTTGACCAGATAGAATCCGACTCTGACAGCAAAGCCGAATTTATCCGTATGCAAAATACGATTACAATATCGAAGTTGGTCGAACAGAGCAATGACAACGAATGGGCTTCACGAAAGATGAAAGAGCTTGGGAACCGGATCAACCGTAAACAAAACCGTCGGTTCTATCTCAATCTGGCTAAATATGCTGCTGTCACTGCAATCTTGTTGGTAAACGCCTGGTTACTGACCGACAAGTTCACGCCAAAGGAAAAAGCACCGCTTTATACCCAGATAAAAGTACCGACAGGACAACGTATTTATATGACTCTTCAAGACGGAACGGAAGCATGGCTGAGTCCCCGTTCTATCATCAGGATACCGAGTGAATTCAGCAAGGACGAACGTTCAGTTGAACTGGATGGCGAAGGATTCTTTGCAGTAACAAAAGATGTGAAACGCCCGTTTATCGTAAAGACACAGGATTATAACATCAAGGTTCTCGGAACAAGGTTCAATGTTTTTGCCTACACAAAGAGCAAACGTTTTGAGACAAATCTCGTGGAAGGTAGTGTACAGGTAATCAACAACAAGCAACCGGAAGAGCAGATAATCCTGAAACCGGACGAAATGGTATCTGTAAAAAACGGTGTACTCGTAAAGTCGACCGCTGCATTCAATAATGAAGAATACCTGAAAAGCGGAATATTCTATTTCAGCAACAAAAAGTTCTCCGAGATACTGGACTATCTCACTTTATGGTATAAGGTAAAATTCGAAGTGAAAGACTCTGCCCAAATTGACAAGTATGTATCCGGTAAGTTCAGGCAAAGTGATGATATAGAAAGAATACTTAAAGCATTACAAGGAGTGCATCACTTCCGGTACAAAATAGAGAATAATGAAGAAATCAAAATATACTAA